Proteins encoded by one window of Anaerosalibacter sp. Marseille-P3206:
- a CDS encoding NADH-quinone oxidoreductase subunit NuoE family protein yields the protein MLTEEMKDIIDNIIETHGGKQSSIITVLQEVQGKYRYLPEEALEYIADKMDISSSKIFGIATFYENFSLEPKGKYVIKVCDGTACHVRKSIPILEALYKELELNDKKHTTNDLLFTVETVSCLGACGLAPAININDKVYGKMTPESAIELIHEIRRGLKDEN from the coding sequence ATGCTTACTGAAGAGATGAAGGATATAATTGATAACATTATAGAAACACATGGTGGAAAACAATCTTCTATAATCACTGTACTTCAAGAAGTTCAAGGGAAATATAGGTATTTACCAGAGGAGGCTTTAGAATATATAGCTGACAAAATGGATATTAGTTCTTCTAAGATATTTGGCATTGCAACCTTTTATGAGAACTTTTCATTAGAACCAAAAGGAAAATATGTTATTAAAGTTTGTGACGGTACTGCATGTCATGTGAGGAAATCCATTCCGATACTTGAAGCACTATATAAAGAGTTAGAATTAAATGATAAAAAACATACTACCAATGACTTATTATTTACTGTTGAAACTGTATCTTGTCTTGGCGCATGTGGCCTTGCACCTGCCATTAATATCAATGATAAGGTGTATGGAAAGATGACCCCAGAGTCTGCTATTGAACTTATACACGAAATAAGGAGGGGTCTAAAAGATGAAAATTAA
- a CDS encoding aldehyde dehydrogenase: MYDIKSILESQRKFYKSNKTKDLNFRLDSLNKLKSIIEENENDISEALKKDLGKSPFESYTTEIGIVLSEISFTTKYLSSWMKPKKVKTPLAAFKAKSYIYPEPYGNTLIIAPWNYPFQLSLAPLIGSIAAGNTAIIKPSSSSEHTGKVLEKLINENFPSSYISVITGEEGKFLLDEKFDYIFYTGSVPIGKMVMEKAAKHLTPVTLELGGKSPCIVDNEGDLDLFAKRIIWGKFLNVGQTCVAPDYILVNKNVKEELIKHMITYIEQYYGKNPQENSEYGRIVNEKQFARLVKLISSSEIIYGGKYDKDDLYISPTLIDNASWNDPIMEDEIFGPLFPILEYDTLDDVIEMVNNRPRPLALYFFSTNNEKIEKIIGHTSYGGGCINDTIMHLSNPHLPFGGVGNSGMGGYHGKGSFDTFTHYKSVLKRSTSFDPDFRYPPYGDKINLVKKILK, from the coding sequence ATGTATGATATTAAATCTATTCTAGAAAGTCAGAGAAAATTCTATAAAAGTAATAAAACAAAAGATTTAAATTTTAGATTAGATAGTTTAAATAAGTTAAAAAGTATCATAGAGGAAAATGAAAATGACATATCAGAGGCACTTAAAAAGGATTTAGGTAAATCTCCATTTGAATCTTATACAACAGAAATTGGAATTGTTTTAAGTGAAATAAGCTTTACTACAAAGTATCTAAGTAGTTGGATGAAACCAAAGAAGGTGAAAACCCCTCTAGCAGCCTTTAAGGCTAAAAGTTATATCTATCCAGAACCCTATGGAAATACACTAATCATTGCACCATGGAATTATCCTTTTCAGCTGTCACTTGCTCCACTTATAGGAAGTATAGCTGCAGGCAATACTGCTATAATAAAGCCTTCAAGTTCATCTGAACACACTGGTAAAGTATTAGAAAAATTGATAAATGAAAACTTTCCAAGTTCATATATTAGTGTTATTACTGGTGAAGAAGGGAAATTCCTTTTAGATGAGAAGTTTGATTATATTTTCTATACTGGCAGTGTGCCTATAGGAAAAATGGTCATGGAAAAAGCCGCTAAACATTTAACTCCTGTTACATTAGAATTAGGGGGAAAAAGTCCTTGTATAGTAGATAATGAAGGGGATTTAGACCTATTTGCTAAAAGAATAATATGGGGAAAGTTTTTAAATGTAGGTCAAACTTGTGTTGCACCAGACTATATATTAGTTAATAAAAATGTAAAAGAAGAATTGATAAAACATATGATTACATATATTGAACAATACTATGGCAAGAACCCTCAGGAAAATAGTGAGTATGGAAGAATAGTCAATGAAAAACAATTTGCTAGATTGGTAAAATTAATAAGCAGTAGTGAAATCATCTATGGAGGAAAATATGACAAAGATGATTTATACATTTCCCCAACATTGATAGACAATGCTAGCTGGAATGATCCTATTATGGAGGATGAAATATTTGGCCCACTTTTCCCAATATTAGAATATGATACTTTAGATGATGTTATAGAAATGGTAAACAATCGTCCAAGACCACTTGCTCTATACTTTTTCTCAACAAATAATGAAAAGATAGAAAAGATAATTGGACATACATCCTACGGTGGTGGCTGCATTAACGACACTATAATGCATTTGTCTAACCCACATTTGCCCTTTGGCGGTGTAGGCAATAGTGGAATGGGAGGTTACCATGGGAAAGGTAGCTTCGATACATTTACTCATTATAAGAGTGTTTTAAAGAGAAGTACTTCATTTGACCCTGATTTTAGATATCCTCCTTATGGAGATAAAATCAACTTGGTTAAAAAGATTTTAAAATAG